The following coding sequences lie in one Photobacterium sp. CCB-ST2H9 genomic window:
- a CDS encoding TldD/PmbA family protein: MLNPSTAKAVIDHALFLGADFAELFVEHHQSGSVEFNAGDVDKINGGIDFGIGIRLFFGHKVLYGYTNSTEEEELKRVTSLLAAKDSRDQIAQAAALNFTRLADRHPVHQPLSQDANLEAKIAFLRATDKAARAENDKIAQFIGRILQRQQQIEIFNSNGLHIGDTRHYTRIAATAVAQNGSEQSTGFEAPGALTGWEFNTSIDPTGLGQQVAKQAMIKLTAENCPSGEMPVIIGNGFGGVIFHEACGHLLETTSVAKKASVFHDQMGEMIASPVVSAVDDGTMENEWGSINIDDEGMATQRTQLIKDGKLTSFMVDQMGAKKTGFAPTGSGRRESYKFAPTSRMRNTFIEPGDSSLDEMIASVEKGIFAKKMGGGSVQPGTGEFNFAVQETYLIENGKITRPLKSATLISTGPKVLKEISMVGQDFELAAGMCGSVSGSVPTTVGQPALKVDNILVGGN; this comes from the coding sequence ATGCTAAACCCATCAACGGCGAAAGCCGTCATCGACCATGCGCTGTTTCTCGGCGCAGATTTCGCCGAACTGTTCGTCGAGCACCACCAGTCGGGCTCTGTCGAGTTCAATGCCGGTGATGTCGATAAAATTAACGGCGGTATCGACTTTGGTATCGGTATCCGTTTGTTCTTCGGTCATAAAGTACTGTACGGCTACACCAACAGTACCGAAGAAGAGGAACTCAAGCGGGTCACCAGCCTGCTGGCGGCCAAAGACAGCCGCGACCAGATTGCTCAGGCTGCCGCACTGAACTTTACCCGACTGGCCGACCGCCATCCGGTGCATCAGCCTTTGTCTCAGGATGCCAATCTGGAAGCAAAAATTGCTTTCCTGCGCGCCACCGACAAAGCAGCCCGTGCAGAAAACGACAAAATCGCTCAGTTCATTGGCCGCATTCTGCAACGCCAACAGCAAATTGAAATTTTCAACTCCAACGGCCTGCACATTGGCGATACCCGCCATTACACCCGAATTGCGGCAACTGCTGTGGCACAAAACGGCAGTGAACAGTCCACCGGTTTCGAAGCACCGGGCGCGCTGACCGGCTGGGAATTCAATACCAGCATTGACCCGACTGGCCTGGGCCAGCAAGTAGCGAAACAAGCGATGATCAAGCTGACGGCAGAGAACTGTCCGTCCGGCGAAATGCCCGTGATCATCGGCAACGGTTTCGGCGGCGTGATTTTCCACGAAGCCTGCGGCCACTTGCTGGAAACGACTTCTGTTGCCAAAAAAGCCTCGGTATTCCATGACCAGATGGGTGAAATGATTGCCAGTCCTGTGGTCAGTGCGGTCGATGACGGCACCATGGAAAATGAGTGGGGCTCCATCAACATTGACGACGAGGGCATGGCCACTCAGCGGACTCAGCTGATCAAAGACGGGAAGCTCACCAGCTTCATGGTGGATCAGATGGGCGCGAAGAAAACCGGCTTTGCGCCGACAGGTTCCGGCCGTCGTGAGTCTTACAAATTCGCGCCGACTTCCCGGATGCGCAATACCTTCATTGAACCGGGCGACAGCAGCCTGGATGAGATGATTGCCAGTGTCGAGAAAGGTATTTTCGCCAAGAAAATGGGCGGCGGTTCAGTCCAGCCGGGAACAGGCGAATTCAATTTTGCGGTGCAGGAAACTTATCTGATCGAAAACGGCAAAATTACCCGTCCGCTGAAATCAGCCACCCTGATCAGCACCGGTCCGAAAGTCCTGAAAGAGATCAGTATGGTCGGACAGGATTTCGAACTGGCCGCCGGCATGTGCGGCTCGGTCAGTGGCTCGGTTCCGACAACAGTTGGACAGCCGGCGCTGAAAGTAGACAACATTCTGGTGGGAGGTAACTGA
- a CDS encoding TldD/PmbA family protein has translation MADQQTLQHAMEQVLELATAAGAEADVLASSSHNLSLKANNGELDEYKVTSGQVIGVRVAKDDKVATSYSESLHPDSLKLMVEQALQSAQYTKADAHQGIQAENSRLTTTHPEIYQQDDAEIDQKIALSLSLEQGVIGKGAKSAPYNGFGESDSLSLLANTRGSFCQHRERSTYCYTYALIDQDGKQAMHGGMSSGRRFDELDPQYCISHGVETAMALLDGGPIATGKYAVIFNLSELSSLFGAFGMCLSGQSAMKGINPWRDSLHQQVASPLLTVSDMAYMEGGSAIKAFDSEGFATQDTILIGEGQLQSLLHNSHTASYFGIANTANASRSAKGGLGVASRHLVIAEGQSSEAEVTAGEYLELVELQGVHSGADAISGDFSFGASGFLCRDGKRIQPVRGITVAGNFYQMIKAIDAVGNQLENDYERDFFAPKIRFNGLSIAGK, from the coding sequence ATGGCGGATCAACAAACCCTGCAACACGCCATGGAACAAGTGCTGGAACTGGCTACAGCAGCCGGTGCAGAAGCGGATGTCCTGGCCAGCAGCAGCCATAACCTGTCGCTGAAAGCCAACAACGGCGAGCTGGACGAGTACAAAGTCACGTCCGGTCAGGTGATCGGCGTTCGCGTCGCCAAAGACGACAAAGTAGCCACCAGCTATTCCGAATCGCTGCATCCGGACAGTCTGAAGCTCATGGTAGAACAGGCGCTGCAAAGTGCTCAGTACACCAAAGCCGACGCACATCAGGGCATTCAGGCAGAAAACAGCCGTCTGACGACCACTCATCCGGAAATTTATCAGCAGGATGATGCTGAGATTGATCAGAAGATTGCTCTGTCACTGTCTCTGGAACAAGGTGTGATCGGCAAAGGTGCGAAAAGTGCGCCCTACAATGGTTTTGGCGAGTCCGACAGCCTGAGTCTGCTGGCAAACACCCGTGGCAGCTTCTGTCAGCACAGAGAGCGTTCCACGTACTGCTATACCTATGCGCTGATCGATCAGGACGGCAAACAGGCCATGCATGGCGGCATGTCATCCGGACGCCGTTTTGACGAGCTGGACCCGCAGTACTGCATCAGCCACGGCGTTGAAACCGCGATGGCACTGTTAGACGGCGGCCCGATTGCAACCGGCAAGTATGCGGTCATCTTTAACCTGAGCGAGCTCAGCAGTTTGTTCGGCGCGTTCGGCATGTGCCTGTCCGGCCAGTCGGCCATGAAAGGCATCAACCCATGGCGCGACTCACTGCATCAGCAGGTGGCCAGCCCGCTCCTCACCGTCAGCGATATGGCTTACATGGAAGGCGGTTCTGCCATCAAAGCGTTCGACAGCGAAGGCTTCGCGACGCAGGACACCATTTTAATTGGTGAAGGCCAGCTGCAAAGCCTGCTGCATAACAGCCATACGGCCAGTTATTTCGGCATTGCCAATACGGCCAACGCCTCCCGTTCTGCGAAAGGTGGTCTGGGTGTGGCGTCGCGTCATCTGGTGATTGCTGAAGGTCAGAGTTCCGAGGCCGAAGTCACCGCAGGTGAATATCTGGAACTGGTCGAGTTGCAGGGCGTTCATTCCGGTGCTGATGCGATCAGCGGCGATTTCTCCTTCGGCGCCAGCGGCTTCCTGTGCCGCGACGGCAAACGCATTCAGCCGGTCCGGGGCATCACCGTTGCCGGAAACTTCTATCAGATGATCAAAGCCATTGATGCGGTCGGAAATCAGCTGGAGAACGATTATGAGCGCGATTTCTTCGCACCGAAAATTCGTTTTAACGGCCTGAGTATCGCCGGAAAATAA